Part of the Rana temporaria chromosome 11, aRanTem1.1, whole genome shotgun sequence genome, TCCACAgagagacagaacagggatctgtcaatgtaaacagacagatccccattctgacaggagcgGAGagtgattgggaacagtgatctctctccttTAGTCAGTcacacatttaacaccttgatcacccctagtgttaacccccttccctgccagtgacatttatacagtaatctgtgcatttgtacagcactgatcgctgtataaatgtcgatggtcccaaaaatgtgtcgaaagagtcccatgtgtccgccgcaatcccactaaaaatcgcaaaacgccaccattactaataaaaaaaaaagccattaagctatcccctattttgtagacgctataactttagcgcaaaccaatcaatatacgcttattgcgataagaatacacattggccttagctgatgaagaattttttttattatttatttcaaaattgtctcttttttagttttatagagcaaaaaataaaaaccgcagaggtgatcaaataccaccacaaaaaaagctctatttttggggggggggggaaaggacatcaattttgtttggttacaacgttgcttgaccatgcaattgtcagttaaagcgacgcagtgtcatatcacaaaaaatggcctggtcattaagggggaaaatccttccggTGGTTAAACTGTCAGTTGTTGAGCTGAATTTTCTGGAACAGCCAGTCTTGGAAAAGTAGCAGTTTGAAATCTACACTAATAATAGATTTCAGATAATTTGGCATTCTTTTGTTAATTTAAAATTATGAGAGTGAATACAATCATGTCTATTTCACGTATCATCTGTTCAAGTTTGTCACCTTTTATATGTAGATCTAATGTTTGTATGTTGAAAAATGTAACAACTTCCATAGGATGTGGAAATTATGTAAACGGCTACAGGAGCCAACATTCGAGTAAACTGGAGAAACCTCCATGGACAAAgcaaaggttcactttaaaactTTAGAAGTTGTTTTATAGAAATATTGGACTAAAGCCTCGAACACACGGTTcgattgtttgtttttgtattttcaatGTTTAGATAACATTAAAACAATTGCTGCAATAACTAAATATGTTCACACTGAAAATACACAATACTtttgatttaaagtggaactaaatcctccaatcctttgcagtcaaggaagctgccatgTTAACCTTTGTTTGATTTGCAGTTGCCATGGTACTGCACAAGTAATTAGTTATGGCACCAGTTATTTGATGACTTGACAGTTTGGTCTAGCGCACAATCGCTTGTGACAGTTATCATTtatggcatgccttgaatgtaactgttttcgGGAAGCAGTTAAAGCTACACTAAAACCCATcgattttaaaggagttgtaaaggaaaacgttttttcaccttaatgcattctatgcattaaggtgaaaaaacttcagagtatACCGGCCCCCCCGTTatgcttacctgaccccttgaaagtacCGCGCTCGGTCCCCACATTCTCTTCGCCCGCTCAGCCTggacgctgattggctagagcggatgcattggctggtgctgctgtcaatcgcatccagtgacgcggcgcgccgaggggcggggccgagtgatacagtgagcggctatggccgctcgctgtatcacgggagcacgcccgcaaggactacacacaatgcaAGCTCTTTCTCATGAATATgtgtagttcttgcggggaggaccagagacagccgccgagggaccccagaagacatggatcggggccacactgtgcaaaaccagctgcacagtggaggtaagtataacatatttgttatttaaaacttTAAAGTTTTTCTGAAAAAGTTATATTCAAGGCTTGCTGCGAATGATAACTGTCATGGCTGCTTtttctctcaaccaaactgtcaaaccatcaaatggctgatgtcataactgatcacgtgtagcaccatggcaactgcagatcaaacggaGGTTAAGatggcttccttggctgtaaagcgtaggtgggtttagttccgcttgaaATCTTTTGGGTTTATTTTTGCTTTAAGAAGCCTGTTTACCCTTTACTAATACATTATATTTCACTGTTTTTTTTAGGCTTATGTTCTCTTAGGTCAGTTCCTTGTGCTGAAGAAGGATGAAGACCTTTTTAAGGATTGGCTAAAAGATACATGTGGAGCAAATGCAAAACAAGGAAGAGATTGCTTTGGCTGCCTTAAAGAATGGTGTGATGCCTTCTTGTAAACCTGTGTTTGCCTTGGTGTCAACTCTAACCCAGTTATTGAAGTTTATCGTTCATTTTAAATGTTGCCCACCAATTTTGAAAGTTACAAATATGGGTGTTTTTATCTGGACGTTTGAAAAATTGGATTGCTACTTCTCAAATTACATTCAGTATGAAATGACTTGTTCACGTTTCTTCCTGCATCAGTAATTTGGTCCACACACTTGTTATAGATGAATGTTTTAACCAATATTAATATGCTATTGTAAATCGTATAGATATTCTTAATTCAAAGTTACAGCATGAAAACATCTTTTGAGAAGAATAAAATGTTGTATTTTAAAGTTTAACTGACAGTTTTTCtgggttatttttttgtttgttttttgccttgTGTTATGGATTGCTCTGGGGTTATTTATTCACTCTTAATCACATCGCGATTGAAagatgtctgaaaaaaaaaacttttctttctacaATCTGGTTGCTATCAGTAGAAGGTGTTTTTCTCAAGTCAAGTGTATTGTTAATGTGAGTAGCGATTGTTGGACAGCGTAGCAAGTAAATTACTTGTGGATTAGTATTCTTCTGATTTACAACTTGAAAAtccagcttaaaaaaaatgtttttatttttttccccatctttcACCTGTCAGAAATGTCTCTATAGTGTTTATAACCTTAAAGAGATGTAAACCTTTCACACTGACTGATGGGATATCATAGACACATAGATCAGGACTTTCAAGTAACAAATTTAAATCAGCAGGGCACAGCAGTGAGTGTAATTAACGTACGACTTTCTACCTCTAGTCCAACCATTTCCACTTGCGGGATTGCTACTATTTGCCCTCAAGAACCCCTTCAGACCTTTTGACATCTGTTGTAGTGCGGTACTCCATGCTCATTATGTGCATGGCATTACAACAGCCCATTTATTATATATAGGCTGCCAATACAAAGCAAAGAATCAAAATCTGGACCTGCATTTTTACCACAGTACACTGCAACCCATGGCATGTGTGTTAAGGTGCGCTACAGTGCAAGTCCATTGGAGCCTACTGTACTGTGTTGAGGTCCCGTTGAATGAATTTTGTGTTTGGCTTGTGGTAAATGCATAGGTCTAAAGGTGCTCTTAAGCCTCATATATAATCTTGAGGAAGGTTATATTTTAACTTTCTGTTTCTCCAATCTCTAAAATGTGAAAACTGCTTTTAGCTAGCgcaagccattttttttccttgtttcaaagaaaatgtttacattttattaGAATCTATGAATCACCACATTGGTGGTTTtgcaaatttaaagcggagttccatgctaaaaatgtactttctattaacagcttgcctttaatttaaataaaaaaaaatttaagatttgtttttcacttctatctggctgttactaggcacatTTCGTAATCTGCagagttcctggtcctaggtggttcaacttcctgtcctaagaccccattgcctcctgggaaattatgacactaatttcccaggagtctctgggcattactgtgcctaaaaatcacccagcatgcacctctccctgaaaaccaggaagaaaagggaattgggcttcacatgcccacacatatgatggatatggccacaacatgagctggaggatataaggcaagtgattgcaatgatttctggaacgattggggagctattaatatgttttaggga contains:
- the BANF1 gene encoding barrier-to-autointegration factor → MSSTSQKHRDFVAEPMGEKSVQCVAGIGEVLGQRLDNKGFDKAYVLLGQFLVLKKDEDLFKDWLKDTCGANAKQGRDCFGCLKEWCDAFL